The genomic interval ggcttcttttcttttttacatttatttattggaTTCCCCCTTCCTTGATCCTTCTAGGTGGGGACAGATGGCCTGTTGCGTCTCAGCAGCAGTGCACTAAATAATGAGTTTTTTACCCATGCGGCTCAGAGCTGGCGGGAACGCCTGGCTGATGGTAAGTAGACTTTGTCATCCCGGATCAGTTGAGATGGCGCCTTCTGTGTGTGGTGTGGCATGTCTCCTGGTGTTTAAAACCTAAGCACTCATGTTTTACCCGTCTTTTTATTTTCCAGGGCTATTCCGTGTAAGACAGGCTTTCCTCACAATACTAGTTAAGTTTAGTGGGTTTAATTAAGGTGCCACACAGCTCTGAAGAAGTTATAGTATATCTGGACTTgcactgtggtgtatgtacatgGAGTGGACTTGTCACTTAGAGTGATTGTTAGCGTCTCTGAATTTAATTTTGTAGATGAGCTATAGGGGGAATGTGTTGGGAGGACTCCAAGATCACTCCTAGGTTTGATAATTTGTTGGCGGACTCAGAATACAGTCATGCCCAAGTCTATGATTTATTACAATAAAAGAATACAAAGCAAAATCAGCAAGGGGGGATGCACATGGCGGGGGCACTCTGACGTCCGGAGGAAAGGAGGTGTGGGCCCCAAGGTCCTCTCTCAATGGAGTCACATAGGACACACTTAATTCCCCAGCAACAGATTGTGACAATGTGTGTGAAATATCTACTGGGGAAGCCTGTTAAAGATTTCCCAGGGTTTTTACTGGGGACTAACCATGTAGGAagccagtgcctggcacatgtcCAGATTCCCAAAAGGAAAGCAGATGTTCACCATAAACCATATTGTTTGCATAAATAGTTTAGGGACAGTGAGCTACTCCTTTCAGTCATGGTTATGGGAACCCTCTTGAAATCCTCAGTCCTAGATGTCAGCCAAGGGCCATCCTCAAAAGTAGAGGCCCCTCTAAGTAAGGGTAAGTCAGGCCTACTATGTTAACTTGCTTCTCCACAGGAAGTGAGAATGGTTcttctgtttgttgtttttgcctttttaatcaATGTGTGGCTTGCTCTTGGATGACTGAGTACTGTAAGGAAGAGTAAATTCTGCTTATAGCAGACTTGTTAGCTCTGTCCTGAGTAAAGCATGATGTAGGAGTGCCTCTGGGAGAGACAGGattgtgctcttttttttttttgtagagacagagtctcactgtaccgccctcaggtagagtgccatgacatcacacagctcacagcaacctctaactcttggtcttacgtgattcttttgcctcagcctcccgagtagctgggactacaggcgcctgccacacgccggctatttttttttttggttgcagttcagccagggccgggtttgaacctgccaccctcggtatatggggccggcgccctactgactgagccacaggcgccgcccgattgtGCTCTTTTAAAACTCCTGGTATAGTAGAACTGGAAGTTTTAGACGTTACCCTGAAGGCATTCACTAGAAAAGTTGTATTTCTCTTTAGGTGAATTCACTCATGAGATGCAAGTCAGGATAAGAcaagaaatggagaaggaaaagaaggtggaacaatggaaagaaaagttCTTTGAAGACTACTATGGACAGAAGTAAGGCACTTTTAGCTATGAGTCTTGGTCTGGGCTTTTGAGGGGATAGGATCAGGTGGTCTGAATAGTGAATACAGACTTTCtctgggttacaaacaagatagccTCTATTCGTTGGTTCTTTGAACAAATAGAGGTTGGTTGAATttgttgtatgtaagttggaacagtgACATTTAtgtattacctataatagccccTGTTCGTAAGTGTGAGTCATATGCCAGTCGGATGCCTATAACTCAGACTTACTGTAACATAAGTTGGAAATGTATAACTTGCGGACTGCATTTGTTGGATAAGAATGTGAAGATTTTGTGACTTGGATCACTTAACTTAATGCCTTTCATGGTGAAGCTgatgtatttttttgtagttagTGTTAATGCACGGTGCAGATTTGTTTTGTTCTGAGATACTATGCTTATAGATGTGTGTTATTCATAGATATAAAAGAGACATGCTCCGCCTTGCCTGTAACTGATGGTGTGAATCTGGTTTGCAGATTGGGTTTGACCAAAGAAGAGTCATTGCAGCAGAATGTGGGCCAGGAGGAGGCTGAAATCAAGAGTGGCTTGCATATTCCAGGAGAATCAGTGCGGCCACAGTGTGGAGTGGCCACCCGACAGCGAGATGGGCATTTTAAGAAACGGTCTCGGCCAGATCTCCGAACCAGAGCCAGAAGGAATCTGTACAAAAAGCAAGAGCCAGAACAAGCAGGGGTTGCTAAGGATGCAAAATCCGTGGCACCAGACATCCCCCTCTACAAAGATGGGGAGGCTGAAACCGACTTAGCAGGGAGGAACAGTCCCCACTTGCCAGGCATGTCCTCTGCAGCACCCAACCCAGAGGGTCCCAAGTTCCCAGCTGAACCTATGGGTTCCCAGATCCCAACTGAGCTGGACAACTTGGCACGTGCCTCTGCATCTCCAGACAGAATTCCTAACTTGCCTCCAGAGGCTGTGGATCAGGAGCCCAAGGATCAGAAGAGGAAATCCTTTGAGCAGACAGCGTCTGCATCCTTTCCCGAAAAGAAGCCCCGGCTTGAAGATCGTCAGTCCTTTCGTAACACAATTGAAAGTGTTCACACCGAAAAGCCACAGCCCACTAAAGAGGAGCCCAAAGTCCCGCCCATCCGGGTAGGAGACTGTTTAATTCTTGGCTGCCCTGGAGCCAGATTTCCTTTGAGGGTCATAAGATTATAGAGCCCCTTTGCCCTTGGGACTTTGAGTTAATTCGATGGGAATGTAGAGCTTCCTATGAGACAGCCTTTCTGGGATTGATTAAAGTTTAGAGAGATagagttcttttcttcctttttgttcacTCGTGAAGTTATCTCTAGAGATCAAAATCTTTTGgagtttttaaatcttttattaggTAGTGTTAGATTCTTTGCTGTAGTGACTCACACCGTCCCACCAGAAATTAAATTTAGATATGTGGCATATAACAGCCCTTGAGTAGAATCTTCTCCAAATGGTGTGGTGTCATGAGCAGCCATTTTACTatgcttatttcattttttttggaaattaattTTGTGTGCTATGACTCCTATGCTCCTAGAACACTAGTTTTGCTTTAGTTACGAGGTCAAATTACTAAGTCGTTTAAAACTGTTTTCTAACTATTTTCTTGCAGATTCAACTTTCACGTATCAAACCACCCTGGGTGGTTAAAGGTCAGCCCACTTACCAGATATGCCCCCGGATCGTCCCCATCACGGAGCCCTCCTACCGGGGCTGGACTGGCGCCAGGACCCTCGCAGACATTAAAGCCCGTGCTCTGCAAGTCCGAGGGGCGAGAGGCCACCAATGCCATCGAGAGGCGGCCATCACTGCCATCGGAGGGGGGGGTGGCCCGGGTGGAGGTGGCGGCCGGGCCACCGATGAGGGAGgtggcagaagcagcagcagcagtggtgaTGGTAGTGAGGCCTGTGGCCACCCTGAACCAAGGGGAACCCCGAGCACCCCTGGAGAGTGTGCGTCAGATCTACAGCGAACACAACTATTGCCGCCTTGTTCTCTAAATGGGGAGCATACCCAAGCTGGAGTTGCTGTATCTAAAGCCAGGAGAGAGGAACTGGCTTCTCCTAAACAGGAGGAAAGCAGCCTGCTACAGAGGATTCCAGGTGTATTTGCAAGAGGGCTGGAAGATGCCTCCCAACTCCCCATTGCTCCCACTGGGGACCAGCCGTGCCAGGCTTTGCCTCCACTGTCTTCCCAAACCCCAGTAACTGAGAGATTAGTTGAGCAGCCTAAGCTGCACCTAGATGTTAGAACTGAATGTGAGTCTGGTACCACTTTCTGGGAAAGGGATAATGAGGAACGAGGACCCAAAGTCCCCCCAGAGGAGGGTCCTGCTCAGTCTCTGGTAGGAGATGTATTAGAAGAAGGAACTGCCTTGGCTCTTGATAGTGATCCCACTGTGACAGGTCCTGTAGATGTGAACCTTAGTTCTACACCTGAATCCTCATTGGCTGATTGCCTGCAGGACAAACCATTTGATGACAAAGTAGGACTTGGTGACCCGTGCCCTTACATGAGGGAAAGTGATTCTAGGCAAGAACACTTGAAAACCAAGGTTCTCGTTTCTGACAGTGCTACTCCTTGGCTGCCAATCCCATCAGATGATGAGGTAGCGAAACAGCCTGATCCAAAATCTAGAGAAAACGTACCATGTATTGAGCCCCAAGTTGGGGAAGAGTGGGAGAAAACTCCCTTCATTCCTGCATTGCCTGGGGGTTTGACAGCTAAGGAGAGCCTAGATCCCCCTGTCAGCCTTCCTTCACACTGGATGGTGCTATCTAAAGGGGGTGTTGACAGCATTGGCAGTGCCTGCAAACAGGTGGACGCTGAAAAGTTTAAAATCAATGGAGACTCTGAAGCAGTGAGTCCTCATAGCGAGTCCACAGACACAGCCTCTGACTTTGAAGGCCACCTCACTGAGGACAGCAGTGATGGTGACACTACTGAAGCCACAGTGATAAAGGGATCCTCAGTAGACAAGGACGAGAAACATGATTGGAACCAATTTGCCTCACTGTCCAAGGTGAATGGTGACCTGAATCTGGTTACAAGGACAGACGGAATGGTTGCTTCTCAGAGCTGGGTATCTCGAGTATGTGCAGTCCCCCAAAAGATCCCAGACTCCCTGCTGTTGGCCAGTACTGAGTACCAACTGAAACCCACATGCCCAGCCAGGCCTGGTCCCTTGGTGGAGCCTACTAACTCACTTGTGATACAGTTCCTACAGAGTAAGTTGCCCCTAGAGAAGGTTCTTCTTCCAGCCCATGGTGGCAGCAAGCCAGAATCCCCACAACTGTCACTTACAAAAGAGCAGAGCCATAGTGGCATGGGGGGTTTGCATCATCCTGGGGAAAACAGTCATGGGGTTTTCAGAAGCAGCCCCACTTCTTTATGTGCTTTGAAGGAGCCTCTCCTGCCTAAGAGCTATGATGTAGGCACTAGTCTTGCCAGGATAGAAACCACCCAGGCTCCTGGAGTGCCCCAAAAGATTTCTAAGACAGCCCCAAGTTTTAACTCCCTACATCCAGTGACTTCCTCTGGGAAAATGGAAGGATTGGGTTCCAAAGAGCAGTTCTCTTCCTTTAATTTTGAAGATCAGAAGGAAATCCATGCCATGTCCCAGTGCAGTAATTCAAATGCTACTCCCGGCAAAAGTCCAGGAGATCTCACTACCTCGAGAGCACCTTCTTTCTCATCTCCAAATGTGATCTCCTTTGGTTCAGAGCAGACAGGCCAGTCCCTGGCTGATCAGGACAACGTTGCAGGACAAGGGAAGAAGCTCTTTGGCTCTGGGAGTGTGGCTGCAACCCTTCAGCGTCCCAGGCCTGCAGATCCAACACCACTGCCCGCTGAGGTCCCTCCAGTTTTTCCCATTGGGAAGTTGGGGCCAAGCAAAAACTCTGTGTCTGGTGGAGTACAGACTGCAACAGAAGACTGGGCTCCAAAgccacctcctgcctctgctggCAGCATCAAAAATGAGAAGACTTTTGTTGGGGACCCTGTTAAGGCAAATGCAGAGAACAGGAAAGCTGTTGGGCACAGTCCTCTGGAACTGGTAGGTCACTTGCAAGGGATGCCCTTTGTCATGGATCTGCCCTTCTGGAAATTACCCCAAGAGCCAGGGAAGGGGCTCAGTGAGCCTCTGGAGCCACCTTCTATCCCCTCCCAACTCAACATCAAGCAGGCGTTTTATGGGAAGCTTTCTAATCTCCAACTGAGTTCCACCAGCTTTAATTATTCCTCCAGCTCTCCCGCCTTTCCCAAAGGCCTTGCTGGAAGTGTGGTGCAGCTGAGCCACAAAGCAAACTTCGGTGCGAGCCACAGTGCATCACTCTCCTTGCAAATGTTCACCGACAGCAGCACAGTGGAAAGCATCTCGCTCCAGTGTGCATGCAGCCTGAAAGCCATGATCATGTGCCAAGGCTGTGGTGCATTCTGTCACGATGACTGTATTGGACCCTCAAAGCTCTGTGTATTGTGCCTTGTGGTGAGATAATAAATTATGGCCATGGGAAAAACTGTACATTTAGTGTGTGTATTTTGATAATGATTGATCTTAAACCTGTATACAGAATATCATTGATACAATACTCTTTCTAGGCAAGAGCACTCTTGCCTTCCCCAACATTTATAAAGTGCTAAAGCCCTCTGTCACTGTTGACCCTTCTGGTCTTGCTGGAGGGGCTTCCTGGGGGGCATCCACTGGGCTGCCCAAAGCCAACCTGAGCTTTCATTGCAGACAGTCAAGCCTGGTGTGGGTTGGGGAGCCTGCCTGACACCCAGAGGGACTTGAAACTGTAGCAGGAAGGTTGTGTTCTCCACCAAGGGAACTGACCTGCTGGAACTGAGTAGAAATGTCAGTCTTCCACTGCCCCCTCCTTgccatcttttcttctgctacttTGGGGAGTTGATGGTGGGGAATAAGCCAGTACAGGGTTAAAGTAACTCCCAGCATTGTCCACCAGAGGGCTTGAGCACCTGCTGACCTCAGGGTCACAGTTCAGTCATTTGCCAGTTGATGGAGCCAGTTTTACCTTTGGTTCTGTTGCTGAAGCAAATTTGGAACTTGTCTCCTCAGTATGATCCACTAGCCCATAGGATCTTTTGAAATCTTAAATAACCCTATTTGGACAATGGGGTCTAGGAATAGGGTTCTCTTTCTTATGAAGATCCCTCTGTAGACCTTGTGAGTTAACTGTCCAGACATTTGCAGGTGAATTCCTCTGCTTGACACTCTTCCTCGTCACTTGGGACTCTGTGGGAGTGGGTATCTCCACGTACCTGTGTAAAAGTCATTTTACATTTCAAAGCAgtgtgtttcttatttttatatttttaactctttattcTTGGATGTATAAAGTGAACTTTTTGGCTTCTGTAAGTATGCTCTATGCACCTCTAATGTTTTATCATGTATTTATATGTTGTACACAGTACTGGCCAATTCTGTAAATGGATGTATTGTACAGAGAACATGACTGTCTTCTTATTTTACATCTTCAGTATCATTGCATTAAAGTGGTGTAATTTACTTCTCCACACCTGTTGTCAGAGCCACTGAGTGCTGTGCTACTTGACGTGAGGGCAAAGTGATTGACTTGTGACCTGCCAGACTGGCCCAGCACCCCATCACAGGTCACTAGGTGGATCTACCACAGTCCACAGAACCACAGGCAGCCTATCCACACGCTGCCGAGCAAGCACATCTTGCTTCTCACGTTTCTCCTCTAGCCTTTAGTGGCTGCTTGCTGCCATATGTGACAAATCACCACCAACAGTGTTAAGTGCTTCTGGATTCATGGGGGTGTTCCTTGGGCAGTCCCCAGGCAGGCCTTCCAGATCTGGCTCCAGGGTCACCACTTGGCACAGCAATACCTGAGACCATGCTTACTGTGGCCACGGGGCTCATCTTCATGTACTTTTGACAGCAGGCATGTTTGAGAAGAAGCAAAGCCATGCttgctgcctgcctgcctccGAAGGAGTTTCCAGCAAATAGATGCCCGTGTTTGTCATCCCTAACCCTGTTCCTGCCTTATTTCTTGTGTCTCAACTTATTACAGAGTTGAGAGTCCTCATGTAATTTCAGTCTCCCTGTGTGAGTGCTCTTGTATGAAGTATAAAATTTGTATGATTTTGGCAAATCTCGTTTCATCTGACagtttttttctccccatttaATACGATGCGGCATTTCTGTCACTTGAAGCATGAGTGAGAAGTTGGCAATGATTAAGTTGGTGACTTAATACTTAATGTCCAGTATTGGCCAAGTCCAAGTTGTCAACTTAAATCTGTTTACCAAAGCCCGGGAGCCAGGGGCCCATGCCTGCCTGgtcctcctcttccctttgttGGGACCTTTGGGGCCATCAAAGGGTACAGTCTTGACACTGGTCTGGTCCACGAGGCGGCCCAGAGAAAGCACTGCTTTTGTATGTCTCTTGTGGTATTGGAACAATAAACCTATACAACCTGCAGTTGTGGTCTCAAGTCATCTTCCGTGGCCGGGCTGGAGTGTGGAGCTGGTTGAGAAGGATTAGACAACAGCTCGCCTCACCTCTGCTCTGAAGCTACAGTTCTTCACGGAGCTCTCGTAGGAGGTTAGTCCAAGAGGAGTGACTTGGCAGCTTCATTGGTCTTTAGCCTCTGTTCATGACTTGGCAAACCTTTCCACTTGGAGTGCAATACGAAATCTACTGAAAGCAATGGGAGTGTTTTCCCTTTGTGAATGAAAGTCAAACTGGCATCTGTCTGCAACTGCTCATCTAACTGGCCTCCCTGAGCTCTAGATTGCCAAATGGATTCCTTATGGTTTATGGTCTTCTGTAGGAGGGGACCCAACGGTGACCTTGAGAGGCCCTAAGCCTGAGCACTGCTTGTGTGGCTTCTGGAGGCAGGGAGGTGCCTAAGGTGGGGCCTGCTAGATAGTGAGCCTGGGTGGATGGCATGTCAGCAGGGATTCGTTTCTCAGTTAAAGTTCTCAGACTTCTCTCAGGTACTTAAATACATGACTGTGCTTGTCAGAggtgattttattaatatatagatAAGCCAAAAGTAAAAATCATGGAAGGAAAGATCTAATATATATCCATGAACTTTTTTCCTGGGAATTGGAGAACAACTGTGGTGAGACACCTTTCGGTCAGTTGAAGCTGCCATTTTGTGGTGCTGCCGTTCGATAGTTTGAGAATATGGTTCAGTGGCCCTGTGGTGACTGGGCAGCTGCCTGGTGGTATTGATTTGTCTTTATTCCTTTGTGTCATAGAGTCCATTTGGCCACTTAACGTCTACAGGAGCTTAGAATACAGGATTGGGGCCTTGCGTTGCCAATCATGTCTCATCAGGGAGGCAGTTAGTGCATTGGGTTCTTGGAGGATGAGCATTGCtacctgccagctctggggtaCTATCCAGTTTGGGGTCATGTTATTTATCTTCTCTGTCAACTCTCCTACCTGTGGATGGGGATAATAGTTTCTACTTCATCAGGTTGTTGGTGACTATTAAGTCACACCAGGCCAAAACAATAATTGCTACATGAACTTAAGATACCTGCCACAGTTACTACTTCACCCTTGCCTGGGGGGAACTGTTGACCTACAAGCCTGTATGTGCTGTGTTAAGGCTGGTGCAGGCTGTGAAGCTGGTTCCTGGCCTCACTGCAGTCACTGGGTACAGTCCAGAGCTTAAGAGTATTTGGTAAGGGAGGTTTATGTTGCTCATGGTCCACAGAACCAGGAACATGATGTTTCTGGATagggaaagaaaaccatcatACTGGCCTTGTGAAGGATCATTAATTTGTTTGATACCCAGCCTGCTCTTGAGGAAGTAAGACCTTGCTTGAGAGGGGTTTGTGGCAATGTGGGTGAGCTAAATGGAGCAGCCTGCATCCATCAGAGTTTTCAACAGACCAAAGTGTCTGTATCCTGCCGTCCAGGGAACGGGCCCAGGTTGCCTTTGCCCATGTGTGTGGGTCCTATTTGAAGCCATGGAAAGGGTGAGATGTGTGGCCTTGGAGTTTGCTACTTGAAATAGAGTACCCCATTCTCCCTCTCTTGTCTCCACATCAACTTGAAAGcctggaacaaatatctttgctgtGGGACACAAGCACAGACAAATGGCTTGTAAGAATAGTACAATTGTTAGGGCTGCTTTACATGGCTTTGGTGGGTTTTCACCTTTCTGTGGATACCACCTGCCAGTGTACAGAGTTTTGCATGCTATTTCAGAGGGTTAATGAGTTGCTTAGGCAGCTTGGGCCCCTCATATAAGACCACTGGCTGACAATAAACCTAATAAAATCTGGGTTTATAGAAAAGATCGACCAATGGAAGATAGGACTTTACCTGGATTCTTCTTAGAAGGTTTTATGTAACTACTAAGTTTCTTTGGtacatttgaagtatttttttttaaaaattagcttatGCATGTTGTCCTCTTTCCTTCATTGAGTCAAGGAAGTTTTGCCTGTTTTGTCATTAAATTTTAGTTCACTGTTTTAAGGGGACATTCCTGTCTAATGATGTCCTGTGTCCACT from Nycticebus coucang isolate mNycCou1 chromosome 21, mNycCou1.pri, whole genome shotgun sequence carries:
- the ASXL1 gene encoding polycomb group protein ASXL1 isoform X1 — protein: MKDKQKRKKERTWAEAARLVLENYSDAPMTPKQILQVIETEGLKEMSVIIVLYFCFYGLFAIMLLSTRLLDHYAYRSGTSPLACLNAMLHSNSRGGEGLFYKLPGRISLFTLKKDALQWSRNPAAVEGEEPEDTADVESCGSNEASTVSGENDVSLDETSSNASCSTESQSRPLSNPRDSYRASSQANKQKKKTGVMLPRVVLTPLKVNGAHVESASGFSGRHADGESGSPSSSSSGSLALGSAAIRGQAEVAQDPAPLLRGFRKPATGQMKRNRGEEIDFETPGSILVNTNLRALINSRTFHALPSHFQQQLLFLLPEVDRQVGTDGLLRLSSSALNNEFFTHAAQSWRERLADGEFTHEMQVRIRQEMEKEKKVEQWKEKFFEDYYGQKLGLTKEESLQQNVGQEEAEIKSGLHIPGESVRPQCGVATRQRDGHFKKRSRPDLRTRARRNLYKKQEPEQAGVAKDAKSVAPDIPLYKDGEAETDLAGRNSPHLPGMSSAAPNPEGPKFPAEPMGSQIPTELDNLARASASPDRIPNLPPEAVDQEPKDQKRKSFEQTASASFPEKKPRLEDRQSFRNTIESVHTEKPQPTKEEPKVPPIRIQLSRIKPPWVVKGQPTYQICPRIVPITEPSYRGWTGARTLADIKARALQVRGARGHQCHREAAITAIGGGGGPGGGGGRATDEGGGRSSSSSGDGSEACGHPEPRGTPSTPGECASDLQRTQLLPPCSLNGEHTQAGVAVSKARREELASPKQEESSLLQRIPGVFARGLEDASQLPIAPTGDQPCQALPPLSSQTPVTERLVEQPKLHLDVRTECESGTTFWERDNEERGPKVPPEEGPAQSLVGDVLEEGTALALDSDPTVTGPVDVNLSSTPESSLADCLQDKPFDDKVGLGDPCPYMRESDSRQEHLKTKVLVSDSATPWLPIPSDDEVAKQPDPKSRENVPCIEPQVGEEWEKTPFIPALPGGLTAKESLDPPVSLPSHWMVLSKGGVDSIGSACKQVDAEKFKINGDSEAVSPHSESTDTASDFEGHLTEDSSDGDTTEATVIKGSSVDKDEKHDWNQFASLSKVNGDLNLVTRTDGMVASQSWVSRVCAVPQKIPDSLLLASTEYQLKPTCPARPGPLVEPTNSLVIQFLQSKLPLEKVLLPAHGGSKPESPQLSLTKEQSHSGMGGLHHPGENSHGVFRSSPTSLCALKEPLLPKSYDVGTSLARIETTQAPGVPQKISKTAPSFNSLHPVTSSGKMEGLGSKEQFSSFNFEDQKEIHAMSQCSNSNATPGKSPGDLTTSRAPSFSSPNVISFGSEQTGQSLADQDNVAGQGKKLFGSGSVAATLQRPRPADPTPLPAEVPPVFPIGKLGPSKNSVSGGVQTATEDWAPKPPPASAGSIKNEKTFVGDPVKANAENRKAVGHSPLELVGHLQGMPFVMDLPFWKLPQEPGKGLSEPLEPPSIPSQLNIKQAFYGKLSNLQLSSTSFNYSSSSPAFPKGLAGSVVQLSHKANFGASHSASLSLQMFTDSSTVESISLQCACSLKAMIMCQGCGAFCHDDCIGPSKLCVLCLVVR
- the ASXL1 gene encoding polycomb group protein ASXL1 isoform X5; its protein translation is MLPRVVLTPLKVNGAHVESASGFSGRHADGESGSPSSSSSGSLALGSAAIRGQAEVAQDPAPLLRGFRKPATGQMKRNRGEEIDFETPGSILVNTNLRALINSRTFHALPSHFQQQLLFLLPEVDRQVGTDGLLRLSSSALNNEFFTHAAQSWRERLADGEFTHEMQVRIRQEMEKEKKVEQWKEKFFEDYYGQKLGLTKEESLQQNVGQEEAEIKSGLHIPGESVRPQCGVATRQRDGHFKKRSRPDLRTRARRNLYKKQEPEQAGVAKDAKSVAPDIPLYKDGEAETDLAGRNSPHLPGMSSAAPNPEGPKFPAEPMGSQIPTELDNLARASASPDRIPNLPPEAVDQEPKDQKRKSFEQTASASFPEKKPRLEDRQSFRNTIESVHTEKPQPTKEEPKVPPIRIQLSRIKPPWVVKGQPTYQICPRIVPITEPSYRGWTGARTLADIKARALQVRGARGHQCHREAAITAIGGGGGPGGGGGRATDEGGGRSSSSSGDGSEACGHPEPRGTPSTPGECASDLQRTQLLPPCSLNGEHTQAGVAVSKARREELASPKQEESSLLQRIPGVFARGLEDASQLPIAPTGDQPCQALPPLSSQTPVTERLVEQPKLHLDVRTECESGTTFWERDNEERGPKVPPEEGPAQSLVGDVLEEGTALALDSDPTVTGPVDVNLSSTPESSLADCLQDKPFDDKVGLGDPCPYMRESDSRQEHLKTKVLVSDSATPWLPIPSDDEVAKQPDPKSRENVPCIEPQVGEEWEKTPFIPALPGGLTAKESLDPPVSLPSHWMVLSKGGVDSIGSACKQVDAEKFKINGDSEAVSPHSESTDTASDFEGHLTEDSSDGDTTEATVIKGSSVDKDEKHDWNQFASLSKVNGDLNLVTRTDGMVASQSWVSRVCAVPQKIPDSLLLASTEYQLKPTCPARPGPLVEPTNSLVIQFLQSKLPLEKVLLPAHGGSKPESPQLSLTKEQSHSGMGGLHHPGENSHGVFRSSPTSLCALKEPLLPKSYDVGTSLARIETTQAPGVPQKISKTAPSFNSLHPVTSSGKMEGLGSKEQFSSFNFEDQKEIHAMSQCSNSNATPGKSPGDLTTSRAPSFSSPNVISFGSEQTGQSLADQDNVAGQGKKLFGSGSVAATLQRPRPADPTPLPAEVPPVFPIGKLGPSKNSVSGGVQTATEDWAPKPPPASAGSIKNEKTFVGDPVKANAENRKAVGHSPLELVGHLQGMPFVMDLPFWKLPQEPGKGLSEPLEPPSIPSQLNIKQAFYGKLSNLQLSSTSFNYSSSSPAFPKGLAGSVVQLSHKANFGASHSASLSLQMFTDSSTVESISLQCACSLKAMIMCQGCGAFCHDDCIGPSKLCVLCLVVR